ATGTAAAGCAATTAATATTTCAGAAAAGACACAGTTTTGTTGTGTTAAGAGTTACAATAATtaaaaccctgctgaaaagaccagcatatctTGGAGTGATGCTGTGATCTTATCCCCATCATGCTGCTTAACTGCAAGACTGTAGTCAACCAGCTTAACTAGAAATACCACGGCAGTTGACCTGCCTCACCAGCTAAGTTTTTCTGGCCAATAGCATTTGTATATTGTTTAAATGGCAGGAGAGGTTTACGTACTGCAGTAGAGTTTATTAATACGTGTGATGTCATTGGGGCTCATACTTCGAGCTTCACCAATCACAACGTTTTGATCAGGAATGGGAATGATGGTAGGCTTATTGTTCTTGGTGAATGCGTACCTGAAAccacacaataataaacaaatggttgATGGTTGTTTTTCTTCTTCCAAAGAATATTTTGGACTAAACCACAAGAAAACGTGCCTTGGATAGTGCATCACAGAGTTGTAGTCATATGGAGTACTCAAGTCCTGTTACAGAGCACAGGAAAGTTTTAAAGAAAGTGAAATAGGTAAATAAAGATAAATCTAGACTACAAGGCATTTAATAAATGTGCTTGAATGTAAAACTTAAGATATGAAGCATGCCTCTTTATTACTGTAATTCACTCTGGCCTATCAAGGTAAAGAGATTTTTTAAACTCACCTTTCCTCTGGAAgatttaaaacataacaaaatatttgaACATAATTCTCAGAGGAAATTTAAACAAGGTGTACCAGGTATGATGTTCTTATAAATAATCCAGACATGGCCGTCACGGTCGCTGCGGTTCTGTTCGTGATGGAACCCGAGAGCATGAATCAGCTCGTGCTGAACAATACTAAAATGGACACACCCAGCACGATCCAGAGATACAACCTGCTCTCCACCTTGGCGGCCCAGATATGAAAAGCAACTGCGGATCACACAAAATGCAAACACATCAGGTATCAGGTTTTACTTTAATGTGAAAGTAAAGCACAatcattatatttacataataACTGCTGAATGTAGAGAAAGAAACCCTTAACCCAGAGATTTACCCAGACACAGACTTTATGTGGATAAAGTCTCTCTGTCCTCGATGAGGCATGAATTGAATACAGGTTGACTCCTCAAAAGACTTTAAGCCTCTTTCAATCACACCTATTTCCTCAGGAGCTATATGGAAGCAATAGATTATTGAACAGAACATGCACAGTCAGGTCAAATCAAAATTAGTGAAGTGAAAGTTGTCACATACAGTACTGGTTGGAGATTATATATGGCACATAGACTTTTCCATTTCTGTAACGATTCCATTTGCACCCACGAGCGGTGCATGGATCTGCATTCTGTAACACTGTTGCTACAGCGATGTCTCCAAATATGATCGCGGCCCCATCAAGTCCCTGTCCTGTAAGGGATAGTAGCCAGCAATATCAACAGGCTGATTTGGGGAATTCAATATAAATATGATGATGCATGAGGAATTTGAAGGCAAGACAATATATGTGGTAATACCGTAGTCCTGATTAAGGttaatcaatatatatttttcattttgataCACATTTTTATCCATAATTACCTGCATGTTTGTTGGCCTCTATTATAGCTGACACTGGCTTATCATCTCGTTCAAAGCCATTATCTGAGATCAGTAAACCATaaaacattatgtaaatgttATGAATATCATCAATAGCTGTAGAACTGACAACTAAAAGTCATCTTACCAGTATCCTCAGAGAACTTTTTAAAGATATCCTGTTTAGGGTTTTGAAGACATTAGAAGTCTAAAAACTAtcaaatatttctaaaatatttcatttcaGGTATTGCTGATATGTCTGTTCTTACCTCAACGTAACGACTCTGAGCTGGACCAAAGCTCAGCAGAAGAGAGACGACCACCACCAATAGGTACATTATGAGGGCTTTCCAAgaatctgttctcagtcaaacaGAGCTGAGTGTTATATACTCTTTTGAGAGCTGCTAACTTCTCTTTATGAAAAGTAACCCAGCCTTCATGAATCCAGTTCTGAATGCTTTGGACACAAACGATTATGAAATGTAGTTTCCTGTTTCTGAAGaaaaagcagacagacagacagacagtcagacagacagaggaCAATCAATCTggagatggatggatatatgCATTTAGGCTTTTAGTTATACAGCACTCATTAGGTTATACCCAAATCTCATGATTTTTCCTTTGCTCTGAAATACTGTGTACATATCTGACTTACATCATCAATTCAATCTTTTCTCTGCTTCTACCTTGGGATATCCATTCCCACCTCCTCATCTGTGAGTGTGGAGCAAGGAACATTTCACTGACCACTGCATGCTGTAGCctacatatttacaaaaataaaatgagtcatcttctttgcaaaaatgttatacaggtgaaactcgaaaaattagaatatcgtgcaaaagttcattaatttcagtaattcaacttaaaaggtgaaactaatatattatatagactcattacaagcaaagtaagatatttcaagcctttatttgatataattttgatgattatggcttacagcttatgaaaaccccaaattcagaatctcagaaaattagaatattacatgaaatcaataaaaaaaaggattttaaatacagaaatgtcggccctctgaaaagtataatcatgcatgtactcagtacttggtttgggccccttttgcattaattactgcctcaatgcggcgtggcatggatgctatcagcctgtggcactgctgaggtgttatggaagaccaagatgcttcaatagcggccttcagctcttctgcattgtttgctctcatgtctctcatctttctcttggcaatgccctatagattctctatggggttcaggtcaggcgagtttgcaggccaatcaagcacagtaataccatggtcattgaaccaggttttggtacttttggcagtgtgggcaggtgccaagtcctgctggaaaatgaagtcagcatctccataaagcttgtctgctgcaGGAatcatgaagtgctctaaaatgtcccggtagatggctgcgttgactctggacttaataaagcacagtggaccaacaccagctgatgacatggctccccaaaccaacacagactgtggaaacttcacactggacttcaagcatcttggattgtgtgcctctccattttTCCTCCatactctgggaccttggtttccaaatgagatgtaaaatttgctctcatcagaaaagaggactttggaccactgagcaacagaccagttctttttttctttagcccaggtaagacgtttgacatttgaagcccgtgtccaggacccgtctgtgtgtggtggctcttgatgcagtaactccagcctcagtccactccttgtgaagctcccccacacatttgaatggccttttcctgacaatcctctccaggctacggtcatccctgctgcttgtgcacctttgtcttccacacttttcccttccacttaactttctattaatgtgctttgatacagcactttgagaatatccaacttcttttgcaattacctttttaggctttccctccttgtggagggtgtcagtgatggttttctgcacaactgtcaggtcagcagtcttccccatgattgtgaattcaactgaaccagactgagagaccatttaaaggctcaggaaccctttgcaggtgtttagctgattagagtgtgacactttgagcctacaatactgaaccttttcacaatattctaattttctgagattctgaatttggggttttcataagctgtaagccataatcatcaaaattatatcaaataaaggcttgaaatatcttactttgcttgtaatgagtctatataatatattagtttcaccttttaagttgaattactgaaattaatgaacttttgcacgatattctaatttttcgagtttcacctgtagaattacagtttttctcaatcgatttggCACATTTACTGAAACAAGCTTACAATTGTCAAAACTCCAAGTACAATCCTCACATCACGTGGTACATTCAGCACACTAATCTATGTGACCTGCAACAGGTGATTTCTCAAATCAAAAAGGTTCCTTCACCATCAGTCAATATGCAAACACATCTTGTCAAATGACAGTGTACTCTGAAAGTGTGATAGTTACCTACTGTGTAATATTGCACAGTTGCTAACATTGTATATGTAGGCAGCTGAATAGTATTGATGTCAAAAAATTCATGGCACACTCTATACTTTCAACATaacatttattcaaacatttctcatcattgtATGTACACATTTTACAGCCaaccaaaaatacataaaagcaAGCTtgtacagaaaaatatatatacaacagcAAAATTCAGGAACAACAATATGTGCAAGAAAAAAGAATGTTCATCAACCTCATGGGTTTTCCCATCTCTCCTCTGTCTGGCAACAACATTGAATCTACATTGAATCTACATCACACCTGATTTCCTCCCATGCAATGCAACGAGGGAACAATCTTTTGGCATGACGCAGCCAACCCCTACAACAATCTGCTGTGATATCCTCACAACCAGCATCCATTGCACCCAGTAAGGACAACTGGTCATGAGGACGGTGATCATAGACCTTCCATCTCCATGGAGAAAAGAACTCCTCAATGGGACTTAGAAATGGAGTATGATGGGAGAAACTCCATCAAAAAACCTGGGTGGGCAACAAACCATTCCCTGACTGTATTTGAATAATGGAAACTTACGTTGTCCCAAACTATAACATATGTTGGCAATCATTTCTTACCCACCCCCTCTCATTCTCAGAAATTAGATCCCTGTAAAGAGTTTCCAGGAAATTGAGGAGACGTTGTGTGTTATAGGGCCCAATGATGGGAATGTGGCGGAGTACACCTTTCCCACATACTATGTCAGCACACATTGTAATGTTCCCTCAATGCTTGCCTGGCACATCAACAGCGGCTCGGTGACCAATAATATTTCAGCCACATCTCCTgactttggtcaagttgaatccTGCCTCATCAACATGCACAAAAATGAGTGGGGATTCATCAGCCTCCAGCTCCATCACTCTCTATAAAAGATAGTAAAAGCAATTTAGCAACTTAGGAAATACATTTACAATAGATATTGTAATTCATACAGTTACACATATACCACATTGTGTAGCATTCTGCATATAGCGTTTGTACTTGTCAATACTGAAAGACAAAGTGATTACAGCACTGTGAGTGTACAATGATGTAGTCTTACCTGTACATACTCAGCCCTCTCACCATTCCTCTCAAAAGCAGTGGTAGgccgtgcattaaaagtctaggccttcagtgtgattcatgccattaataaaacacagtttcacaatgaataagacaccttatgcctttgggcatcacacgttatgtcgcagctaactaataatttGACATTTATAAATCATCtggaaagccagaacttgaaactaCACTTATAGTTTTTCTCGATCGATTTTACGCATATCTCCAAACTCAGGACACTGCTTTCAAAACAATTAactcagccatctgaacactttgtaattgtccttttttcttgattttcctcattttctcgaaacacaaacacatttctcTGATCCAAAACACATGCTTTCAAAACAGTCAACACAGACAACTATATTAAAGTCATATTCTCAAATGCACATGTCAGGTTGTCAAATGCCTTCATATTAATATTGGCTGTGTTAATGCACAcagcaaagaaaatgcaatttacaAAACTTTTCACACTACTATCATGACTCTTCTTCCTCATTGTTTGTTTGCCTTTTATAGATGGTAGAGTGGGTAAAGACAGAGAAGACAGAAGAGATTAGAAAAGGGGAAGGTTTATGAGACATatcctgcatatatatatatatatatatatatatatatatatatatatatatatatatatatatatatatatatatatatatatataggcctatgtgtgACAGGTTATTGTGATTGTTGGTTGTTCTATTTAGCATGTAGGGATTTACACAATGAACATGTGTATAATTGCTTTTGAGAGTAAAATCATTAAATTGCTAATGCAtgcaaaatattttgatctgcAAGGCTTACTCAATGCATTTTGTGCCAAAGCAATTATAAATGACTATAGCCATGTGAACAAATGACCTAATGTTCATATAGTTAGTCAACCCTGTCACATCTTCTACTTTCTACTGCAGCACTATTTTTATTTAGTGTGTACTATTACTTGTACGTTTAATTGTGATGCAGCATTCCTAATTTGTAAGTCATTTGGAGAAAAGTTGTAATGTGAAGTAAATGTAAGCATGGCACTTGTATAAAAAGAGACAAACATGTGTATGTATGGAATGTGGTTGGAAAAACATTACCCTATGATGGGACAAAAAAGAAGAATATGCTTATGGTAAAGTAAAGAGGATGTTTGTGGTCAGTCAAGAGGATGCTTGTTTGAGCAATAAGACACCACTATACTCCAAACGTTTCTTTGAATAGGATTCATGTTTAggccatatttatttatgtttattcctTCAAGAACTGCAATTTTTCTAAAGCAGGATATACTGTATCTGTGCCAATTTATAAATATTGggctactttaaaaaaataaataaaaataagacccactcagataaaaaaaaaaaaaaaaaaaacttgtattaACAGATctcaattaaaatacaaattattttagagATTAATTTCTGTTGGTTTTCATACAATAAGAATAAAACACAATCTAACATTGTTATGTtgtataggctactgtatactgTTGGGAAACAACGACAGCATTTTGAAACTGCAATAGATCACCACAGCAGACCAAGAAAttggtttacattttaaatttagtaTATCTTTGGTTTACTGTTAACCAGATTTAAGTCATGTGATCAGCTTTTCCTTCTCCAGAAGAGGATGTGGAATTATTTCAAAAGAAGAGGACTTTGCACATACCTACAATGTATGAGAAATTACATAGCTCTATATCAGGGTTTGGCAACACGGAAGGATAATCATTGGCACACAAGCATAcgatagagagaaaaagagagcaatattatgtttttttatttgatctatACTGTACCTATAAGAATATATAAGATGCTCTAATGATCATAACAAAAGTTTATATTTAGCTCAGagtaacaaaatatataatatattcaatttttttaatgatgtatacATAATCAGACGTCCAATATTTAACATATTAGACAGCAGTGAGCAGCATTTGTTTATTTAGTATTCCCTCTTAAACTCAACCTCCACTTCTCTCGCATATGTGCATTAAAGCGCACCACTTGAATCATCAGCAGTGCTTGTAAGAGGAGTGCTGTGAacttgacaatgacaaaacaaccAAGAAAGCATTTGTACAGCATATTTCACCAAATACTCTCCCTTGTAACCTAAATATATTTTCCCCAGATAAACTGAAAGCACTGTAAAGGCTCACTGTAACTATAAATATGAAATCAGATGTCAGATGAATTAGTCTTTCATAAACAAACAGGCCTGgtttcatttagaaaaaaatatagaatTAGTTTTTCCGACTTTTTGTTTCCCATTTTTCCAAGATGGCTTCCATGCATGGAAGGTTTATAGATAGCTGTTTTATCATAATTTATTATAACAAAATTTGTAATCATAAAAAAGTTGTCACGCACTCATGATAACGGCATAGTCAGCTGGCACTATGGGAATCATATACATCACGTCGTGCTACTGATTCACAAGCACAAAGCAATTACGACTACTGATTTCTAGCTTTTAAGGGACCGAGAGATGCACTCTCTTCCCTTCAGTCGAAAACCTTGATGAAATGGCACAGTGCTCCACTTTATCTGCTCACGATGGCAGATAACGGGGTGAAGGGGGCTGTGTGTCGAGCGGCATCTGCTAATAAATTGCCATGATATTAAAGGGCTTCAGAGATTGTCACTCTTGAGGGGAgtttcccatagcatcagctactgaTGTAGCATCTCATTCCCacctttcagggaaccaaggttcaGTTGTAACTGTCGTGGAATATcatgatgaatctctctaagttgtaagaaaactctcagagtcttgagttccagatgccaaaattgtagtttattgaacaccaacaaacatgagaccggccagctgtccgttctgactgtcttagtccaaaacctcctcttctatacagtttgttatctggcattacctcatttctgtgcccctttgttatttttgtaaccaatggatactatttgccaccattatctcacagagccttttgatatctttttactggtagaaacttggctttagtctatcttcaaggtccttagtctcattattttgttacagctgggtgctctttgtggcctctgcagcatcaacacttttagtaacctcatatgccctctcctgggtcacacaaaggccaggaaactcatataagtattttgatatataagaaacatactagaatattgaaaaatatactatatattcccacctctgagacttaaaaagtctcacactctatttccctcaaaccagagtgcagtcacacaagctagcctgtcccatttcatcatgtagccaaagtaggccactcagtccactatccaatgccatttttatggggctgcactctgcagaacttgggaccaaacctctccatccacacttaactaggaaggagtaaaagatcccagtcctctagctagcgctgtgcctgggggtgggtgacaaaaatcaactcatttgtaataagcatgtgcatgcaactgtaaagccttgcgtgatgtagagtacaattgattatccattgagtagaagatatatatatatatatatatatgctttaacaaaacactattaaaagtaacatagtaatatttatccttcgttgccagaggaactcacagacaattccggtagcctagAGCTATCTGGTGGTGTGGTGGAGCAGACAGctggtttttaaaccaccagttgagtctatttgctcttgcagccaagcactgaggtgctcgtcgctcctgtcttcaaatatagctcttatatgtcttctcttggcaataacttcacatatacattatatggaaccataatcatcaaaaatgctacttctatttggttagatacagtgtactaaagatatacttcaccaataagtaataagtaattggttacattgataataggggaatatgtcaaaaataacaaacaaaacaccctctaactcctttcttgagatgctacctattttgttatgtaaaatgaaagtacaatagtcttgctgtctccttactatcaaaaacatgagaaaagtgttcaaaaataaaattccccttacattgttattttcttgattgcttctcagtaaatctcatcaagttcatccaatcctggcccaatggtatattgtctggttgctacacttgtttgcgttggcatcattgatacggctaccatttgcttagcctccattctagtcataattgatctctgaatgggtataata
The sequence above is a segment of the Xyrauchen texanus isolate HMW12.3.18 chromosome 2, RBS_HiC_50CHRs, whole genome shotgun sequence genome. Coding sequences within it:
- the LOC127654351 gene encoding high choriolytic enzyme 2-like codes for the protein MYLLVVVVSLLLSFGPAQSRYVEDIFKKFSEDTDNGFERDDKPVSAIIEANKHAGQGLDGAAIIFGDIAVATVLQNADPCTARGCKWNRYRNGKVYVPYIISNQYSPEEIGVIERGLKSFEESTCIQFMPHRGQRDFIHIKSVSGCFSYLGRQGGEQVVSLDRAGCVHFSIVQHELIHALGFHHEQNRSDRDGHVWIIYKNIIPGLEYSI